From a region of the Dickeya poaceiphila genome:
- a CDS encoding ParB family protein — protein MMKGVKSIHSLNLADAMLQGGREPAINNGMAVLPVSEMPMLLTLDQLRPNPDNPRTSRNPRYDEIKASIRARGLDSLPKVTRDPEGAGEYIFSDGGNTRYQILCELWQETGDERFYRIHVVFKPWPGRLQCVIGHLAENEVRGDLTYIEKAFGIHNARTIWEAELGRSVTLRELSDLLNKEGYPVHYSTISRMEDTIRHLYPHLPNLLDAGLPRLQVLSLLNLRSAAETTWKKFSFTADTDPVFSFDEAFARTCVNFDNIDMYSLEMFRDEFIGQLLQALPHPSLNYDRWLIELDPAEQQRRALFGEPPAFTPPVQPQETGAPNSKTEAPDSKTVNVIPPQESERQQSAGLRSGTLIQNTPPEPASSASGKLMQEEEQTTTVPPMPAHGVTTAERVIPPNVVGLQSLPRVELQPDMYGGDPVLSGELVSAIGEPECSASAGEASLAFAAVGLEPVTDIWHISALQDDIEHLQDMAYRLAYEMAEMMGCADCISDDSSEYSVGYAVHSINSSAFPAFLNGLTGNDDGNEAFNLFAFTLWLTGSEKKRDSPVFNDVAVVKLMRLIRVIRRLRELQRAVSVQEGTDYVS, from the coding sequence ATGATGAAAGGTGTTAAATCTATTCATTCATTGAATCTGGCAGATGCAATGCTGCAGGGTGGCCGTGAGCCTGCGATTAATAATGGTATGGCTGTCCTGCCAGTTTCTGAGATGCCGATGTTGTTGACGCTGGACCAGTTGCGTCCGAACCCCGACAACCCACGTACGTCACGTAATCCCCGGTATGACGAAATTAAAGCCTCAATCAGGGCAAGAGGGCTCGATTCGCTGCCGAAAGTTACGCGTGATCCTGAAGGTGCTGGTGAATACATTTTCAGTGATGGTGGTAATACACGGTACCAAATCCTGTGTGAGCTGTGGCAGGAAACCGGTGACGAGCGGTTTTACCGTATTCACGTTGTTTTCAAGCCCTGGCCCGGTCGTTTGCAATGTGTGATTGGGCATCTTGCCGAAAATGAGGTCAGGGGAGATCTCACATATATAGAGAAAGCCTTTGGCATTCATAATGCCCGTACAATTTGGGAGGCGGAGCTTGGCCGTTCGGTTACATTACGCGAACTTTCTGATCTCCTGAACAAGGAAGGATACCCGGTTCATTATTCTACCATCAGCCGGATGGAGGATACGATTAGGCATCTGTATCCACATTTGCCTAATTTGTTAGATGCAGGTTTACCCAGACTGCAGGTATTGTCTTTACTTAATTTGCGCTCAGCAGCAGAAACAACATGGAAGAAATTTTCGTTTACTGCAGATACGGATCCCGTTTTTTCATTTGATGAGGCATTTGCGCGTACATGCGTCAATTTTGACAACATTGACATGTATTCGCTGGAAATGTTTCGCGATGAATTTATTGGTCAGTTATTACAGGCCTTGCCGCATCCTTCTCTGAATTATGACCGCTGGCTGATTGAACTGGATCCTGCCGAGCAGCAGCGGCGCGCATTATTTGGTGAACCACCGGCGTTTACACCGCCGGTTCAACCCCAAGAAACAGGGGCACCTAACTCCAAAACAGAAGCACCTGACTCTAAAACAGTTAATGTTATCCCTCCCCAGGAATCAGAGCGCCAACAGAGTGCTGGATTACGTTCGGGAACACTGATTCAGAATACGCCACCTGAGCCTGCATCGTCAGCATCAGGAAAGTTAATGCAGGAAGAGGAACAGACCACGACTGTTCCCCCCATGCCTGCACATGGCGTTACGACGGCAGAGCGGGTTATCCCCCCCAACGTCGTTGGTCTGCAATCACTTCCGCGAGTTGAACTTCAGCCAGATATGTATGGCGGGGATCCTGTGTTGTCAGGCGAGCTGGTGTCTGCGATTGGCGAACCTGAGTGCTCTGCCTCTGCTGGTGAGGCATCTCTGGCATTCGCGGCTGTCGGGTTGGAACCCGTTACTGATATCTGGCACATCTCCGCACTGCAGGACGATATCGAGCATTTGCAGGACATGGCTTATCGACTGGCATATGAGATGGCTGAAATGATGGGCTGTGCGGATTGCATTTCTGATGACAGCAGTGAGTACAGCGTTGGGTATGCCGTTCATTCCATCAACTCTAGCGCTTTTCCAGCATTTCTTAATGGTCTCACCGGGAATGATGACGGTAATGAGGCATTCAATCTGTTCGCATTTACATTATGGCTGACAGGGTCAGAAAAGAAACGAGACAGCCCGGTATTTAACGATGTGGCTGTCGTCAAGCTTATGCGTCTCATCCGCGTAATCCGCCGTCTGCGTGAATTGCAACGCGCTGTTTCTGTTCAGGAGGGTACTGACTATGTCTCATGA
- a CDS encoding TraR/DksA C4-type zinc finger protein, which produces MSHDIDDELAQAVTQQLLDISLNKIRSQAAVTGPSLMQCEECGNDIPEARRKAINGVRLCVGCQSVLEFHQHVGTGKGRTHG; this is translated from the coding sequence ATGTCTCATGATATTGATGACGAGCTGGCCCAGGCAGTGACACAACAACTCCTGGATATCAGCCTCAATAAAATACGTTCACAGGCAGCAGTGACCGGGCCGTCGCTGATGCAGTGTGAAGAGTGTGGCAATGACATCCCTGAAGCACGCCGGAAGGCTATCAATGGGGTCAGGCTGTGTGTTGGATGCCAGTCGGTGCTCGAATTCCATCAGCATGTCGGTACCGGCAAAGGGAGGACGCATGGCTAA
- a CDS encoding DUF2857 domain-containing protein: MSQNLSQATNSLLTHILMELKSGNVRRCESLGLTAEEIRMLNQLTVDDLHYLMNSHVSVLNFEVNHENLHLMMNQARNEQKRMHRIDRALALGGSIEMMQAYFGMTTAEVSARRRLHGIETRQGRTQSPDEETDAAIWHVWQKSGISNADSHEALDVMMLAAEQNNISLTAVWIRVQVFCREARARNKEQS, from the coding sequence ATGAGTCAAAATTTGTCGCAGGCAACTAACTCTCTGCTAACCCACATACTGATGGAGCTCAAGAGCGGCAACGTTCGTCGCTGTGAGTCACTTGGGCTGACAGCTGAGGAAATCCGAATGCTGAACCAATTGACAGTCGATGACCTGCATTACCTTATGAACAGTCATGTCTCGGTTCTGAATTTTGAAGTTAACCACGAAAATCTTCACTTAATGATGAATCAGGCGCGGAACGAGCAAAAAAGGATGCATCGCATCGATCGCGCTCTTGCTCTCGGCGGGTCGATTGAAATGATGCAGGCTTATTTTGGGATGACGACTGCTGAGGTATCCGCGCGTCGTCGTTTACACGGCATCGAGACCCGGCAGGGGCGCACACAATCACCAGATGAAGAGACAGATGCAGCAATTTGGCATGTCTGGCAGAAGTCCGGAATATCAAATGCGGATTCACATGAGGCGCTCGATGTCATGATGCTGGCTGCTGAACAGAACAACATATCTCTGACGGCGGTATGGATCAGGGTGCAAGTGTTCTGTCGGGAGGCCCGTGCCAGGAACAAGGAGCAGTCATGA
- a CDS encoding DUF2786 domain-containing protein, whose translation MANVANDLSQIRSRIRKLMALGSRNNNAHESGRALRLAQKLMQRHGITDDDLSIDAINEREYRQLPSNAHTLPAWLHGLASVVCMATECRCWFDSYTVTGSNGHRRQRRSLHFYGFEQRPEIAVYIFAVLCRQLRHATATHMKSQSRLKLQTRRNRADQFREGYISGVWVVLESVVHPQQHDLLLQRWLNRRFDGEFRQATSRQARACRGDRRAKLAGYLAGRNAELNQAINKADSSSSPNGICLPGGPHGE comes from the coding sequence ATGGCTAATGTGGCTAATGATTTGTCGCAGATTCGCTCGCGTATTCGCAAGCTGATGGCTCTTGGGAGCCGTAACAACAACGCTCATGAGTCTGGACGGGCATTAAGGCTGGCCCAGAAACTGATGCAGCGACACGGCATCACGGATGATGATCTGTCGATTGACGCAATCAATGAGCGTGAGTATCGCCAGTTGCCAAGCAATGCTCACACATTGCCAGCATGGTTACATGGGCTGGCCTCGGTTGTTTGTATGGCAACGGAATGCCGGTGTTGGTTTGACTCGTATACCGTGACAGGCAGCAATGGCCATCGCCGACAGCGACGTAGCCTGCATTTCTATGGATTTGAACAGCGGCCTGAGATTGCGGTTTACATATTTGCCGTGCTCTGCCGTCAGCTACGTCACGCAACAGCGACACACATGAAAAGTCAGAGCCGATTGAAATTGCAGACCCGCCGCAACCGGGCAGATCAATTCCGCGAGGGATACATCAGCGGCGTCTGGGTCGTTCTTGAGTCCGTTGTACACCCACAGCAACATGATCTTTTGCTGCAGCGTTGGCTAAATCGGCGGTTCGATGGTGAATTTCGTCAGGCTACGTCCCGGCAGGCAAGGGCATGTCGGGGGGATCGGCGTGCCAAATTAGCTGGTTATCTTGCCGGGCGTAATGCCGAACTGAATCAGGCCATTAATAAAGCGGATTCATCTTCATCTCCTAACGGTATTTGCCTTCCTGGAGGTCCCCATGGCGAATAG
- a CDS encoding STY4528 family pathogenicity island replication protein, with product MGLPPDSIVEFTLLRMQASIEQRMDDVTTERSGLLFLGNVHDAVPRRLFLDTRLSPLDKTSWVMIRLYAQQNSGAVFPSYDELQLQLASPHAEKASRETVSRALLMLRITGWLSLCKRVRDAQGRVRGNIYAQHDEPLSCRDAEMFDPGWLDLVAKSCHHKNKSVRMTARVVLEEILNDPTMRHRHSSLAAINDRLGEPTSPAEMAALKRSTLPPSSKSEPGEIKVKNQSISLSSKSELSTKERSDSPSSESELSLKTKSYAGVRNSNCNVRTITHSVNKKTYVLPDALREKITAENADMLQAQLQALPESVATTLLTMLSDQLGRGSVRNPLGWMLSMLKRAREGALVVPDSVSDTSSVPAQPGEQPERAYAPDHTPLQALQGHEQNLVRASRETVSRVVSDLRQRLAQCRGG from the coding sequence ATGGGATTACCGCCGGACAGCATCGTTGAATTTACGTTGTTACGTATGCAGGCAAGCATCGAACAACGCATGGATGATGTCACGACAGAGCGCAGCGGTCTGCTGTTCCTTGGCAATGTGCACGACGCGGTCCCCAGGCGTCTTTTTCTCGATACACGCCTGTCGCCACTCGATAAAACATCATGGGTCATGATACGCCTGTATGCCCAGCAGAACAGTGGCGCTGTATTTCCATCTTACGACGAGCTGCAACTGCAACTGGCATCACCGCACGCCGAAAAAGCATCGCGCGAAACGGTCAGCAGGGCGTTGCTGATGCTCCGGATAACCGGATGGCTGAGCTTATGCAAGCGCGTTCGTGATGCGCAGGGACGTGTGCGCGGCAATATCTATGCTCAGCATGATGAACCATTGAGCTGCCGCGATGCAGAAATGTTTGACCCGGGCTGGCTGGACCTGGTGGCGAAAAGCTGCCACCACAAAAATAAGAGCGTCCGGATGACGGCTCGTGTTGTTCTGGAGGAGATACTGAACGATCCAACGATGCGTCATCGTCATTCCAGCCTGGCGGCGATAAATGACCGCCTAGGTGAACCGACGTCACCCGCTGAAATGGCGGCATTAAAACGCAGTACTCTCCCACCGAGTTCGAAATCCGAACCGGGAGAAATAAAGGTTAAAAATCAATCTATTTCACTGAGTTCGAAATCCGAACTGAGTACAAAAGAAAGGTCAGATTCACCGAGTTCGGAATCCGAACTCAGTCTAAAAACAAAGAGTTACGCTGGAGTTCGAAATTCGAACTGTAACGTACGTACTATCACACACAGTGTGAATAAAAAAACGTACGTATTGCCTGACGCATTGCGTGAAAAAATCACAGCGGAGAATGCCGACATGCTGCAGGCACAGTTGCAGGCATTGCCGGAATCTGTGGCAACCACATTGCTGACCATGCTGTCTGACCAACTTGGCCGCGGTAGTGTCAGAAATCCACTGGGCTGGATGCTGTCAATGCTGAAGCGCGCCCGTGAGGGGGCGCTGGTTGTGCCGGACAGTGTGTCAGATACCTCCTCCGTACCTGCACAACCAGGTGAACAACCTGAGCGTGCGTATGCTCCAGACCATACGCCATTGCAAGCATTGCAGGGGCACGAGCAAAATCTGGTCCGGGCATCTCGCGAAACGGTGAGCCGCGTGGTCTCTGATCTCCGGCAACGCCTTGCGCAATGCCGTGGTGGTTAA
- the dnaB-PI gene encoding SPI-7-type island replicative DNA helicase, which produces MAKSTTSRGDIEMSQLPQATDAEQAVLGGLMIDNHHWDSVIERVSASDFYHPAHQRVFTEMQRLIEMNRPIDLITLTDYLESHGSTAIDSVGGFAYLAEMAKNTPSAANIDAYADIVRNRSVARQLVMLGRSLSADAMSPRSDISELAEGAEKALFEIAERQNPSREMSLHDGMDRVLAILDRNNQSLDGVTGTPTGFAELDAATCGLQPTDLIILAGRPSMGKTAFGMDISARALERVPDKPVFIFSLEMATEQLLMRMMSSLARVEFQRLRSGKMDDEDWAKISGAMAQITEWGDRLVIDDNSDLTPSLLRARCRRYIRKYGKPSLILLDYLQLMKSPGHENRTQEIADISRSLKAIAKQFRVPLVALSQLNRLLQQRSDKRPTLSDLRDGGSIEQDADLIMFVHREEVYEPDTQNKGLAEIIIGKQRNGPLATVTLEFNARYASFVERLQQGGR; this is translated from the coding sequence ATGGCTAAATCAACTACAAGTCGTGGCGACATTGAGATGTCACAATTACCTCAGGCAACGGACGCTGAGCAAGCCGTGTTGGGCGGGTTGATGATTGATAACCACCATTGGGATAGCGTGATTGAACGAGTCTCAGCCAGTGATTTTTATCACCCGGCTCATCAGCGTGTGTTTACTGAGATGCAACGCCTGATCGAAATGAACCGGCCCATCGACCTGATCACCCTGACAGATTATCTGGAAAGCCACGGTAGTACGGCTATTGACAGTGTTGGTGGGTTTGCTTACCTGGCGGAAATGGCGAAAAACACCCCCAGCGCGGCAAACATCGATGCGTATGCTGATATCGTCCGAAATCGTTCGGTGGCACGACAACTTGTTATGTTGGGGCGTTCTCTGAGTGCTGATGCGATGTCGCCGAGGAGTGATATTAGCGAGTTGGCTGAAGGCGCAGAGAAGGCGTTATTTGAGATTGCCGAGCGGCAAAATCCATCCAGGGAAATGAGTCTTCACGATGGTATGGATCGTGTACTCGCTATCCTTGATCGGAATAATCAGTCGCTTGATGGTGTGACTGGTACGCCTACCGGGTTTGCCGAACTGGATGCTGCAACCTGTGGGTTACAGCCCACTGATCTGATAATCCTTGCTGGCCGTCCGTCTATGGGTAAAACGGCATTCGGTATGGATATCTCAGCGCGTGCTCTGGAGCGCGTTCCTGATAAGCCTGTTTTTATCTTTAGCCTTGAAATGGCAACCGAGCAGTTGCTGATGCGCATGATGTCATCACTGGCTCGCGTGGAGTTCCAGCGTCTGCGGTCTGGCAAGATGGATGATGAAGACTGGGCAAAAATCTCTGGGGCGATGGCGCAGATTACAGAATGGGGCGATCGCCTGGTCATCGATGATAATTCAGATTTGACGCCGTCATTACTGCGGGCACGTTGCCGACGTTATATCCGCAAATACGGTAAGCCAAGTTTGATTCTGCTTGATTACTTGCAACTGATGAAAAGCCCGGGTCACGAAAACAGGACACAGGAGATTGCTGACATTTCGCGCTCTCTGAAAGCGATTGCTAAACAGTTCAGGGTGCCACTAGTGGCATTATCTCAGCTGAATCGCTTGTTGCAACAACGCAGTGATAAACGACCAACTCTCAGTGACTTGCGCGATGGTGGCTCTATTGAGCAGGACGCAGATCTCATCATGTTTGTCCATCGCGAAGAGGTATACGAACCGGATACACAGAATAAAGGGCTGGCTGAGATCATCATCGGCAAGCAACGCAACGGGCCGCTGGCAACAGTTACGTTGGAATTTAATGCTCGTTACGCCTCATTCGTCGAACGGCTGCAGCAGGGAGGTCGATGA
- a CDS encoding PFL_4669 family integrating conjugative element protein: MTEKTEKDELPSRARAGALVSELKIELHTNYAISLWEGRRAIFDDNNSRVKFTIPSMPMFIAAAGRINDASLADNPFADHVLYKLDLSIQSAFLKMNSYVSTLDRVLVAVPAGVHITDVVSREPLDIQVFSRTPFGYRCVYLLVGFDQYAKKVLQAYHFGFISRNERDNYLSNGSRILRAIYAIVQGYRAGPVTRQDVMDNSEAYQKALSSYRLKELNPAILDGSRRASFCAPLNDEIRARMKAFQSQGGRDSVGAQS, encoded by the coding sequence ATGACTGAAAAAACTGAAAAAGATGAATTGCCGTCACGCGCCCGTGCTGGTGCGCTGGTTTCCGAGTTAAAAATAGAGCTCCACACCAACTACGCCATTTCTCTATGGGAAGGGCGCCGTGCGATTTTTGATGATAACAATTCGCGTGTGAAGTTCACGATCCCCAGTATGCCGATGTTTATCGCGGCAGCTGGACGAATTAATGACGCCTCACTGGCGGATAACCCGTTCGCAGATCACGTTCTGTACAAGTTAGACCTGTCTATTCAGTCCGCGTTTCTCAAGATGAATAGCTATGTCAGTACGCTGGATCGTGTGCTTGTGGCTGTGCCTGCTGGGGTCCACATTACTGACGTTGTCAGCCGCGAACCTCTTGATATTCAGGTTTTCAGCCGGACGCCCTTTGGTTATCGCTGTGTGTATTTGCTGGTCGGCTTTGATCAGTATGCTAAGAAAGTGCTTCAGGCATACCACTTTGGGTTTATCTCGCGTAATGAGCGTGATAATTATCTTTCAAATGGCTCGCGGATATTGCGTGCCATTTATGCCATTGTTCAGGGTTACCGCGCAGGACCCGTTACCCGGCAGGATGTGATGGACAACTCGGAGGCCTACCAAAAAGCGCTCAGTTCGTACCGTCTGAAAGAACTCAATCCCGCAATCCTCGACGGTAGCCGACGCGCATCGTTCTGTGCTCCACTGAACGATGAAATCCGCGCCAGGATGAAGGCGTTTCAGAGCCAGGGAGGACGTGACTCGGTTGGGGCACAATCATGA
- a CDS encoding ParE family toxin-like protein — protein MPRGLSVPHCTQSKATNLLQRFKTGERGFCKRLTAQGYLKIDIGPFWRLLSKDGGQKWCLLQHATYNREIKK, from the coding sequence ATGCCCCGAGGGTTGTCTGTTCCGCATTGTACGCAGAGCAAGGCCACAAATTTGCTACAGCGATTCAAAACAGGCGAACGTGGATTCTGCAAGCGGTTGACCGCGCAGGGGTATCTGAAAATCGATATCGGCCCATTCTGGCGACTGTTGAGCAAGGACGGTGGACAGAAATGGTGCCTGCTGCAACATGCAACATATAACCGTGAAATCAAAAAATAA
- a CDS encoding DNA topoisomerase III, producing the protein MRLFLCEKPSQGRDIAAVLGASKRGQGFLSGPDTVVTWAVGHLLENAMPEVYGDQYGKPWRLDVLPLLPQKWQMVVKKDTADQFAVISRLLKQTDEVVIATDADREGEVIARELLEHCRFNGVVSRLWLSALDEASVRKALANIQPGNSTENLYYAGLGRGRADWLIGMNISRLYTLKARELGYDGVLSVGRVQTPALALVVNRDRQIASFVPKPYFQVHVKLESGGVVFPAEWVAAAAYTDDEKRCINQPVAEQVRQLCLKVGKAVILDVEKKREKIPAPLAFSQGMLQQVCAERFGYSPQQVLDITQALYETHKATTYPRTDCGYLPESMLSEVPHILSALQQSDPSLAPVIASIDPSFRSRIWDDKKITAHHAIIPTPHKCNLAGMNEAERNVYTLIRTHYLAQFMPLLEMDVTRASFNIGGQLFRTSGRVTVVPGWKTLFGQAAVSDSDERDDEAAAVSLPPLTKDAVCGIRGAELKTLKTKPPQPYSFKTLIAAMMNAAGLVDDPALKKVLRDNAGLGTEATRAGILDVLMKRGFLIKKGNHLHASDTACDLVDALPSALTQVGMTALWEQALDDIAVGKITLDTFVDRQLKWVNQLVEQGKQQVFTIRVPERPKCPLCGGRTRLRKGPNGTFYGCENYPTCKGIVDSGANNKRRNRSGSSKSFNKKQN; encoded by the coding sequence ATGAGGTTGTTTCTGTGTGAGAAGCCCTCACAGGGACGAGATATTGCTGCAGTACTTGGGGCGTCAAAGCGGGGTCAGGGCTTTTTGTCCGGCCCCGATACCGTGGTGACCTGGGCTGTTGGCCATTTGCTGGAAAACGCAATGCCAGAAGTGTACGGCGATCAATATGGCAAACCCTGGCGGCTGGACGTGCTGCCACTTCTGCCTCAGAAGTGGCAAATGGTGGTAAAGAAAGATACTGCTGACCAGTTTGCAGTAATATCCCGGCTGCTAAAGCAGACTGATGAAGTGGTTATTGCGACGGATGCTGATCGGGAAGGTGAGGTTATTGCAAGGGAACTGCTGGAACACTGCCGGTTTAACGGTGTGGTATCACGGTTGTGGCTGTCAGCACTAGATGAAGCGAGTGTGCGTAAGGCGCTCGCAAACATCCAGCCTGGGAACTCGACAGAGAATTTGTATTATGCCGGTCTCGGCCGCGGCAGAGCCGACTGGTTGATTGGTATGAACATCAGTAGGTTGTATACACTGAAAGCACGCGAGCTGGGGTACGATGGCGTGTTGTCTGTCGGCAGGGTACAGACGCCGGCACTGGCGCTGGTGGTCAATCGTGACCGACAGATTGCCTCTTTTGTTCCAAAACCGTACTTTCAAGTGCATGTTAAGCTGGAGTCGGGTGGCGTAGTGTTTCCGGCTGAGTGGGTTGCCGCTGCGGCGTATACCGACGATGAAAAGCGTTGTATTAATCAACCGGTAGCCGAGCAGGTTCGCCAGCTTTGCCTGAAGGTCGGAAAGGCAGTAATCCTGGATGTCGAAAAGAAACGAGAAAAAATACCGGCGCCGCTGGCGTTCAGTCAGGGGATGTTGCAGCAGGTCTGTGCGGAGCGTTTTGGGTATTCTCCGCAACAAGTACTGGATATCACCCAGGCGTTGTATGAAACCCACAAGGCGACAACCTACCCGCGAACCGATTGTGGTTACCTGCCGGAATCCATGCTGTCGGAGGTTCCGCACATTCTATCAGCATTACAGCAATCAGATCCGTCATTGGCCCCCGTCATTGCTTCTATTGACCCCTCGTTTCGCTCCCGTATATGGGATGACAAGAAAATCACCGCCCACCACGCGATTATACCTACACCGCATAAGTGCAATCTTGCCGGTATGAATGAAGCTGAACGGAATGTTTATACGTTGATCCGTACGCATTACCTGGCTCAGTTTATGCCTCTGCTGGAAATGGATGTAACCCGGGCATCATTCAATATCGGTGGGCAGCTATTCAGAACCAGTGGCCGGGTGACCGTTGTTCCAGGCTGGAAGACCTTGTTTGGCCAGGCGGCTGTATCAGATAGCGATGAACGTGATGATGAGGCGGCTGCTGTTTCTTTGCCGCCGCTGACGAAAGACGCCGTGTGTGGTATCCGTGGAGCTGAATTGAAGACGCTGAAGACCAAGCCTCCTCAGCCGTATTCATTCAAGACGTTGATTGCGGCAATGATGAACGCTGCTGGACTTGTTGATGATCCGGCATTGAAGAAAGTCCTGCGCGATAATGCAGGACTCGGTACCGAGGCCACACGGGCCGGGATTCTCGATGTATTGATGAAACGTGGCTTCCTGATTAAAAAAGGGAACCATTTACATGCGTCTGATACGGCCTGTGACCTGGTTGATGCGCTGCCTTCGGCATTAACGCAGGTGGGAATGACGGCGCTGTGGGAACAGGCGCTCGATGATATTGCGGTCGGAAAGATAACCCTTGATACGTTTGTTGATCGCCAGTTGAAATGGGTCAATCAACTGGTTGAGCAGGGTAAACAGCAGGTATTTACCATTCGTGTTCCGGAGCGCCCCAAATGTCCGTTGTGTGGTGGCCGAACGCGATTACGTAAAGGGCCTAATGGGACGTTTTATGGATGTGAAAATTATCCGACCTGTAAAGGGATTGTCGATTCTGGTGCTAATAATAAGCGCCGAAATCGTTCGGGGTCATCCAAGTCATTCAATAAAAAGCAGAATTGA